The Amycolatopsis sp. NBC_01480 genome segment CCGTAGGTCGCCAGCAGCGCCTGCGCCTCGATCGGATCGCCCAGCGTCGTGCCGGTGCCGTGGGCCTCGACCGCGTCCACGTCCGAAGTGGACAGACCGGCACCAGCCAGTGCCTGTCGGATCACCCGCTGCTGAGACGGGCCATTCGGCGCAGTCAAGCCGTTCGACGCGCCGTCCTGGTTCACCGCGGATCCACGGAACACGGCAAGAATCTCGTGACCGTTGCGCTTCGCGTCGGAAAGCCGCTCCAACACGACCACGCCCGTGCCCTCGGCCCAGCCGACGCCGTCCGCGTCGTCCGAGAAGGACTTGCACCGGCCGTCGACAGCGAGGCCACGCTGGCGGGAGAACTCCACGAAGACGTCCGGATTGGACAGTACGGTCGCACCGCCGGCCAGCGCGAGCGAGCACTCACCGCTGCGCAGCGCCTGGGCCGCCCAGTGCATGGCCACCAGCGAGGACGAACAGGCCGTGTCGACGGTGACCGCCGGGCCTTCCAGCCCGAGCGTGTAAGAGATCCGTCCGGACGCCACGCTCGGCGCGCTGCCGTTGCCTCGGAATCCCTCGAACTCCTTGCCGGACAGCAGATGGCTGTAGTCGCTGTACATGATTCCGGCGAACACACCGGTCCGGCTGCCACGCAGCGACATCGGGTCGATCCCGGCGCGTTCGATCGCCTCCCACGACGCCTCCAGCAGCAGCCGCTGCTGCGAATCCGTCGCGAGCGCCTCGCGGGGGCTCAGGCCGAAGAAGCCGGCGTCGAACGCGCCCGCGTCGTGCAGGAATCCGCCCGAGCGCGTGTAGGACGTGCCGTAGTGGTCGAGATCCGGGTGGTAGAGCGCCGCGGTGTCCCAGCCGCGGTTTTCCGGGAACGCCGAAATCGCGTCGGTGCCGCTCTCGACGAGCCGCCACAGGTCTTCCGGCGAACTCACGTCGCCGGGATAACGGCAGGCCATCCCGACGATGGCGATGGGATCGTCGTCCACCGGCACGAGCGTCGCGGCCGGGACGCCGGCGTCGCTCGTGCCGAGCAGTTCTTCGAGCAGGTAGTCGGCCAGTGCGCCCGGTGTGGGGTAGTCGAACACCAGCGTCGCGGGCAGCCGCACGTCGGCCGCGCCACTGAGCCGGTTGCGCAGGTCGACGGCGGTGAGCGAATCGAACCCGAGGTCCTGGAACGACCGGGCGGCGTCGATCGAGCCGGCCCCGGCGTGCCCGAGCACCAGGGCGACCCGGCTGAGCACCAGGTCGAGCAGGACTTCACGACGGTCTGCGGGAGCCAGCGCGGCCAGTTGCCGGGCCAGTCCCCCGCCGCTCCCCCGTGAGGCCGCCACCGCGCGACGACGCCGGGACGGCACGAGTCCGCGCAGCAGCTCGGGGACATCGCCTTGCGCGCCGAGCACCGGCAGGTCCAGCTTCGCGGGCAGCACCACGGCTTCGGGGCTCGTGATCGCGGCGTCGAACAGGGCGACACCCTGCTCGGGGGTCAGCGGCGGGACGCCGGAGCTGATCATGCGCTCGATGTCGGCGCCGGTCAGGCCGCCGGTCATCCCGGCGTCCTGGGTCCACGGTCCCCACTGCAGCGAAGTCGCGGGTTGGCCGAGGGCCTGGCGATGCTGCGCGAGCGCGTCGAGGAACGCGTTGCCCGCCGCGTAGTTGCCCTGGCCGGCGGCGCCGAACGAGCTCGCCACCGAGGAGAACAGGATGAACGCCGAAACCTCGCCCGCCAGCTCGTGCAGGTTCCAGGCCGCGTCCACCTTGGGCCGCAGCACGGTCTCGACCTGGTGCGGCGTCAGGGAAGCGACGGTTCCGTCGTCGAGGACCCCCGCGGCATGAACCACAGCGGTGACGGGATGGTCGGCGAGCAACGCCGCGAGCGCGTCACGATCGGCGAGGTCGCAGGCGGCGATGGTGACGTCGGCGCCCTGCCCGGTGAGTTCGTCGCGGAGTTCAAGAGCGCCCTCCGCGTTCAGCCCGCGCCGGCCGGCCAGCACGAGCTTGCGGACGCCGCGCGAAACCAGGTGCCGGGCCAGGATCCGGCCGAGACCGCCGGTGCCGCCGGTGATCAGGACCGTTTCGCCGTCCCACGCGGTGGTGTCCGGCAGGGCCGGGAGCCGTTCCAGCCGAGCGGCGAGCACCTCTCCGGAGTGGATGCGCAGGCTCGGCTCGGCCGAAGCCACCGCCTGCGGCAACGCGTCGACGGACGCCGCTTCGGGGTCCAGATCGATCAGGCCGAACCGGCCCGGGTGCTCGGTCTGCGCGGACCGCACGAGGCCCCAGACCGCGGCGGCGACCAGGTCTTCACCGGTGGTCGCGCCGCGCGCGACGAACACCAGCCGGGAGTCGGCGAACCGCTCTTCGGCGAGCCAGCACTGCACTTGGTCCAGCGCACCGGCGACCGCCGTGTGCACGGCTTCGACCGGCGACGAGGCCGTCCCGGCCACCGTGGCCAGCACGACGTCCGGCACCTCGCCGCTCAGCAGGGCGGCGAAATCCTCATGCGGCACAACAAGATCACCGAGGCCCAGCCCGTCGGCGCCGAGCAGCGCCACCGACGCCGCAGCCGCGGAGGGCGGCACCGGGACCCAGCCGGTCCGGAACAGCGAGTCGCGGTGCCGGTCGGCGCGGTGCTCCTCCGGGATGCCCCGGAAAACCAGCGACTCGACCGAAGCGATCGGCTCGCCGGTGGCGTCCACGACGGCCAGCGAAACGGCGTCATCCCCGGCGGGCCGCAGCCGGACCCGCGCCGAGGCCGCGCCGGTAGCGTGCAGTGACACGCCTTCCCACGAGAACGGCATGCCGCTGCGGCCCTCTTCACCGCGCTCGGCGAGGGCGGCGGCCTGGAGCGCCGAGTCGAGCAACGCCGGGTGCAGGCCGAACGCCTCGGCGTCCGCGATGTGGTCCGGCAGCTCGACCTCGGCGAAGACGTCCTCGCCGAGGCGCCACACCGCGCGCACCCCTTGGAACGCCGGGCCGTACTCGAAACCGCCTTCGGCGAACCAGTCGTAGGCGCCGCCGATGTCGACCGGCGTCGCCCCTTCCGGCGGCCAGGTCGCGGTGTCGAACCGTTCGCCCGCACGGCTTTCGTCGGACAGGACGCCGGTGGCGTGCCGCTCCCAGGCCTCGTCCGGCGAGCCTTCGGGACGGGAGTGGATCGTGAAGGTCCGGCGGCCGGACTCCCCCGCGGGCCCCACCCGCAGCTGGACCTGGACCCCGCCCTGTTCCGGCAACACCAGCGGCGCGGCCAGCGTCAGGTCTTCGAGCCGCTCGCAGCCGACCGCGTCGCCGGCGCGGATCGCCAGCTCGACGAACGCGGTGCCCGGCAGCAGCACCCGGCCCCGCACCACGTGATCGGCCAGCCACGCGTGGGAGGCCGGCGACAACCGGCTGGTCAGCACCGCCCCCTCGGCGTCGGCCAGCATCACGGCCGCGCCGAGCAGCGGGTGCCCGGCCGCGTCGAGACCGGCCGCGGTGACGTCCCCGGGCCCGCCGGCCACGGTGTCGGGCCAGAAGTGCTCGTGCTGGAAGGCGTACGTCGGCAGGTCCACCCGGCGCCCGCCGGCGAAGAAGCCGCTCCAGTCCACGGCAAGGCCCTGGACGTGCAGCTGCGCCAGCGCGTCGACCGCGGTCTGCTCCTCCGGCCGGTCCTTGCGCAGGACCGGAATCGCCGTCGCGGCTTCGGACTCCCGTGCCATCGCGGACAGCACGCCGTCCGGCCCCAGCTCCAGGAACGTCCGGACGCCCTCGGCGCTCAGTGCCCGGATGCCGTCGGCGAACCGGACGGTCTCGCGGACATGGCGGACCCAGTAGTCCGGCGAGCCGAGTTCGCCCGCGGTCGCCAGCTGACCGGTCAGGTTCGAGACGACCGGAATGTCCATCCGGCCAAAGGAAATCTCCGCCACGACCGCGCGGAACTCGTCCAGCATGGCGTCCATCAGCGGCGAGTGGAACGCGTGCGACACCCGCAGGCGGGAGGTCTTGCGGCCCTGGTCAGCGAACTGGGACGCGATCGCCGACACCGCGGCTTCGGCACCGGAGACGACCACCGATTCCGGGCCGTTGATCGCGGCGATCGAGACGCTCGCGTCGAGCAGCGGCAGCACCTCACCCTCGGTCGCCTGGATCGCGACCATGGCGCCGGAAGCGGGCAGCGCCTGCATGAGCCGCGCCCGTGCCGCGACGAGCTTCGCCGCGTCCGCGAGCGTGAAGACGCCGGCGACGTGCGCGGCCGCGACCTCGCCGATCGAGTGGCCCGCGAGGAAGTCCGGGGTGACGCCCCACGACGTCACCAGCCGGTGCAACGCGACCTCGATCGCGAACAGCGCGGGTTGCGTCCACGCGGTTTCGTTCAGGATCTCGGCCTCGGCGCCCCAGACGACCTCCTTGAGCGGACGGTCCAGCAGCGGGTCGAGTGCCGCCGCCACCGCGTCGAAGGCCTCGGCGAACACCGGGAACCGCTCGTGGAGTTCGCGGCCCATGCCCAGGCGCTGCGACCCCTGGCCGGAGAACAGGAACGCGGTCTTGCCGCCGGCCACCGAGCCCTCGGCGAGCCCGACGTCCGGCTCACCGGCAGCCAGCGCCGACAGTCCGCGCAATGCGCTTTCCCGGTCGCCTGCCGTGATCACCGCCCGGCGGGAGAACCGGGAACGGCCCGCGAGCGAAACGGCGACGTCGGCGTCGGGCAGGTCCGGCCGCGTCCGCAGGTGGGAGAGCAGCCGCGCGGCCTGACCCCGGAGCGCTTCCGGGGTTTTCGCCGACAGGACCCACGGCACCAGCCCGATGACGTCCGGGACTGGCTCGGGTTCAGTTTCGGGCGCCTGTTCGAGGATCACGTGTGCGTTGGTCCCGCTGATGCCGAACGCGGAGACCGCCGCGCGGCGCGGGCGGTCGGATTCGGGCCACGCCCGCTGTTCGGTCGCCAGCTCCACCGAGCCCGAGGTCCAGTCGACGCTGGTCGTCGGCGTCTCCGCGTGCAGGGTCTTCGGCACCACCGCTTCCTGCAGCGAGAGCACCATCTTGATCACCCCGGCCACGCCCGCCGCGGCCTGCGAGTGCCCGAGGTTCGACTTCACCGAGCCGAACAGCAGCGGGTGCTCCCGGTCCTGGCCGTAGGTCGCGAGCAGCGCCTGGGCCTCGATCGGGTCGCCGAGGCTGGTGCCGGTGCCGTGTGCCTCCACGACGTCGACCTGGTCGGGCGTCAGGCGCGCGTTCTCCAGCGCCGCGCGGATGACCCGCTGCTGCGACGGTCCGTGCGGCGCCGTCAGCCCGCTGCTCGCGCCGTCCTGGTTGACCGCGGAGCCCCGCACGACGGCGAGCACCCGGTGGCCCTGGCGGCGCGCCTCGGAAAGCCGCTCCAGCAGGACGACGCCGACGCCTTCGCCCCACGCCATTCCGTCGGCGCCCTCGGCGAAGGCCTTGCACCGCCCGTCGCGCGACATGCCCCGCTGACGCGCGAACTCGACGAACGCGCTCGGGGTCGCCATCACCGTCGTGCCGCCGACCAGCGCCATCGAGCATTCGCCGCCACGCAGCGCCTGCTCCGCCCAGTGCAGCGCGACCAACGAGGACGAGCAAGCGGTGTTGACCGTGACCGCCGGCCCCTCAAGACCGAGGAAGTACGAGATCCGGCCGGACAGCACGGCGGCCGCGGTGCCGGTCAGCAGATGCCCCTCGGCGGTCTCCGGCAGCTCGGCGGCCGCGCCGTAGGTCGATTCGACCGCGCCGATGAACGTGCCGACATCCTTGCCGCGCAAGGAAAGCGGATCGATCCCCGCGTGCTCGATCGCCTCCCAGGCCACCTCGAGCAGCAACCGCTGCTGCGGGTCCATCGCCAGCGCCTCACGGGGCGAAATCCCGAAGAACCCGGGGTCGAACGCCGCCGCGTCGTGCAGGAAGCCACCCTCCACGACGTAGGTCTTGCCGGGCTGGTCCGGGTCGGGGTCGTAGATCGCGGCCGCGTCCCAGCCGCGGTCGGCCGGGAACCCGGAGATCGCGTCGCCGCCTTCGAGCAGCAGCTGCCACAGCTGTTCGGGTGAGTTCGCTCCCCCGGCGTACCGGCAGCCCATGCCGACGATCGCGATCGGCTCGGCGTGCTTCGCCTCGACCGCGCCGAGGCGCTGCCGGGTCTGCCTCAGGTCGGTGGTGACCAGCTTGAGGTAGTCGCGGAGCTTGTCTTCGTTGCTCGTCATGCGGGTACTGCCTCCCAGGTGAGGGGAACGACGGACGCGGGCCGGCTCAGCCGCGTCCGAGTTCTTGGTCGATGAACGCGAACATTTCGTCGTCGCTCACCTCGGTGAGTTCCTCGGCACCACCGGCCTCCGCGGTGCCCGGCGCCTCGGCGGCCTCCAGCCGCCACTGCAGTGCGGACAGCCGTTTGACCAGCTGCGCCCGGACGGCGGCGTCCGGTTCGGCCGCCGACACCGCCGTTTCGAGCTTCTCGAGTTCGCTCAGGAGCGGGACCGGGCCGGCGTCGGCGCCGAGTTCCGCACCGAGTTCTGCACAGGCGTGGCGGACCAGCGCCAGCGGGGTCGGGTGGTCGAAGATCAGCGTGACCGGCAGGCGGACGCCGAGGTCGGCGGCGAGCCGGTTGCGCAGTTCGACCGCGGTCAGCGAGGTCATGCCGAGTTCGATGAACCCGCGTTCGGACTCGACGTCGTCCGGCGAACCGTGGCCGAGCACCGCGGCGACGTGGCGATTCACCAGTCCCAGCGCCAAGTTCTCCTGCTCGGCCGCGCTCAGCCCGGCCAGCCGGTCGAGCAGACTGGGCCTTTCCGTGCGGCCGGCTTCGCCGCTCGCCCGGCGCACGGAGGCCCGCACGAGCCCCCGGAACAGCGACGGGACGGCGTCGCGGGCGATCGACCGCAGCTCCAGCGGCGCCGTGACCACCAGCGCGTCGTCCACAGTGGACGCCAGGTCGAACAGCCCGAGGCCCTGCTCGGCCGTCATGGCGAGCACGCCCTCACGGCGGAACCGGGCGAGGTCGGTTTCGTCGAGCTGTCCGGTGAGTTCGCTGCGCTGGGCCCAGAAACCCCAGGCCAGCGAGGTGGCGGGCAGCCCGCTGACCCGGCGTTGCTGGGCCAGCGCGTCGAGGAAGGTGTTCGCCGCCGCGTAGTTGGCCTGGCCGACCGCGCCGGAAACGCCGGAGAACGAGGAGAACAGCACAAACGCCGACAGGTTCAGCTCGCGGGTCAGCTCGTGGAGGTTGAGCGCCGCGTCCACCTTGGGTTCGAGCACCTTGTCGACGCGTTCGCCGGTCAGCGCGTCGAGCACCCCGTCGTCGAGCACACCGGCCAGGTGGACGACGCTGCTCAGCGGGTGCTCGGCGGGAATCCCGGCCAGCACTCCGGCCAGCTCGTCACGGTTCGCGGTGTCGCACGAGACGATCTCGACCGCGGCGCCGAGCCCGGTCAGCTCGTCCCGAAGCTCGCTGGCGCCGGTGGCGTCCAGGCCGCGCCGGCTGGTCACCAGCAGGCGGCGGACCCCGCGCTTGCCGACGAGATGACGGCAGAGCAGCGCGCCCAAGGTGCCGGTGCCTCCCGTGACGAGCACGGTGCCGGAGCCGGTGGGGTCGAGCTGCCAGCCCGTGGACTCTTCCGCCGCCTCCGCCCGGACGAGCCGCGGGACGATCGCGGCGCCGCACCGGACGGCGAGCTGCGGTTCATCGGCGGCGACGGCATCGGCGACCGCGGCGACAAGTGCCTTCGCGGAGCTGTCTTCCTCGTCGGTGTCGACCAGGGTGATCCGGCCGGGGTTCTCGGACTGGGCCGAGCGCACCAGGCCCCAGACGCCCGCGTCGGCCAGCCCGGCGACGCTCTCGTCCGATGCGGCGGCCACCGCCTGGCGGGTCAGCACCACCAGGCGGGAGCCGTCGAACCGGGGCTCGCGCAGGAAGGTCTGCACCGCAGCCAGGATGTCGCGGACCGAACTGTGGGCGGCTGCGGCGATATCGCCGGACGGCTCCGAAGCGACGGGCAGCAGGACCAGATCCGGCACCGGCTCCCCCGCCGTACCGAGTTCGTCGAGGCTCGGCACCGCCGCCACCGGGACCCCGGCACGTTCCACAGTGGACACAGTGGACATCGCGCGGCCGGTGCCGACGACCGCCCAGTGGCCCTCCGGCTCGGCGGCTCCGACGGGGGCCGGGACCCACTGGACCTGGAACAGGGCATCGCGGTGGGCCGGTCCGGCGGGCGCGAGCTGATCCGCGGAGATCGTTCCCCGGCGGACCGAGGCCACGGTGAGCACTCGGGCACCGGTCAGGTCTTCGGCCGCGACGGACAGGCCGCCTTGGCCGTCCGGCGAGAGGCGCAGGCGCAGCGCGGTCGCGCCCGTGGCATGCACCTCGGCCCCGTGCCAGCTCGACGGCAGGCCCAGGTCGCCCGCCGTCGCCAGACCGGCGGCCAGCGCGGTCTGCAGGAGCGCCGGGTGCACGGCGAACCGGGCCGCTGCCGGATGAAGGTCCGAGGGGAGTTCGGTTTGCACGAACAGGTCTTCCTCTCGCCGCCACACCTCGACGACGTTCCGGAACGCGGGCCCGGGCTGGTGCCCGGCCGTCTCCGCTGCCGCAAGGAACTCGTCGACGTCGACCCGCTCCGCGCCTTCCGGCGGCCAGGGCGCGGATCCGGTGGGGGCGGCGGCCGTCGCCGACATCGTCGCAGTGGCATGACAAATCCACGGCCCGTCGCTCCGGGAGTACACCGCCACGGCCTGGCGAGCGGATCCCGCGGGCGGCTCGGTGTCCGCGGTGGCCCCGGCGACGACCTGCACCTGGACGGAGTCGCGCCCGTTCAGGACCAGCGGCCGGTGCACGGTCAGCTCGTCGATCACGCCGCAGCCGGCCTCGTCGCCCGCCCGCACCGCCCACTCGGCGAACGCGGTGTCCGGGACCACGACCGAGCCCAGCACGACGTGGTCGCCGAGCCACGGGTGCGACTTCAGCCCGATCCGGCCGGTGAGCACCACCCCGTCGGTGTCGGCCCGGCCCAGCGCGGCACCCAGCATCGGATGGTCCGCCGGCTCCAGGCCGAGGTCGGCCGCGTTCGCCGAGCCCTCCGCCGGCTCGAGCCAGTGCCGTTCGCGCTGGAAGGCGTACGTGGGCAGGTCGACGCGGCTGCCGCCGGCGACGAGGTCGCGCCAGTCGACGCGCACGCCGTGGACGTGGGCCTCGGCCAGCGCGGTGAGCAGCCGGGCGCGGCCGCCGTCGTCACGTCGCAACGAGCCGAGCACCACGGCCTCGGTCGCGCCGGCGGAGTCGATCGTGTCCTGCAAACCGGCGGCCAGCACCGGATGCGGGGACGCCTCGATGAACACGTCGTGCCCGCCGCCGAGCAGCGAACGCACCGCTGCCTCCAGCTGGACGGTGCCGCGGAGGTTGCGGAACCAGTACTCGGCGCCGAGTTCGGCGGTGTCGATCCAGTCGCCGGTGACAGTGGAGAAGAACGGCACGCCGCAGCTGCGCGGCTCGATCGGCGCGAGCGTCGAGGCCAGTTCGTCGCGCAGGGCGTCGACATGCGCCGAGTGGGACGCGTAGTCCACCGCGATCCGCTTGGCCCGCACGCCCTCGGCCTGGCCGGACTCGATCAGCTCGTCCAGCGCGGAGACGTCACCGGAGACGACCACAGTGGACGGTCCGTTGACCGCGGCGACGGAGACCTTGCCGTCCCAGCGCCTCAGGCGTTCCTCGACGTCTTCGTGGCTCGCGGTCACCGACACCATGCCGCCGTGCCCGGACAGCGTCCGCGCGATGGCCTGGCTGCGGACGGCGACGATCCGTGCACCGTCCGAAAGGGACAGTCCACCCGCGACGCAGGCAGCGGCGATCTCGCCTTGCGAGTGGCCGATCACCGCGGCGGGCTCGACGCCGTGGGCGCGCCAGACCGCGGCCAGCGAGACCATCATCGCCCAGAGCGCGGGCTGCGCCACGTCGACCCGACCGAGGTCGGCCGCGTCCTCGTCACCGCGCAGCACCGCGGTCAGCGACCAGTCGGTGAAGGGCCGCAACGCTTCTTCGCACTCCGCGATCCGCGCGGCGAAGGCCGGTGACGCCGTGAGGAGTCCGGCGCCCATGCCCGTCCATTGGGAGCCCTGACCGGGGAAGACCAGGACGGCTCCGCGCGTGCGGGCGGCGGAGCCGACGGCGAGGCCGGGCGCCGGGTCACCGTCGGCGAGCGCCCGCACCCCGGCGAGCAGAGCTTCGCGGCCGGTGCCGACGACGACTGCCCGGCGGTCCAGCGACGCACGGGTGGTGGCCAGCGAGAACGCCGTGTCGGCCGGTCCCTGGTCCGGTGCTTCGGCGAGATGGGCGAGCAGGGACCGCGCCTGGGCCCGGAGCCCGCGCTCGGTGCGGCCGGACAGCAGCCAGGGCAGGACGACGTCTTCCCCGGCGGCGGCCGGGGCAGCGGCAACCGGGGCGGCGGGGGCCTGCTCCAGGATCACGTGGGCGTTGGTTCCGCTGATGCCGAAGGACGAGACGCCGGCGCGGCGCAGGCGGCCGGTCTCCGGCCACTCCCGGCGCTCGGCGAGCACGGAAACCCCGCCGGTCGACCAGTTGACGTGGGTGCTCGGCGCGTCGACGTGCAGGGTGGGCGGCAGCACCCCGTGCCGCATCGCCATGATCATCTTGATCACGCCCGCCGCGCCGGCCGCGCCCTGGGTGTGCGCGAGGTTGGACTTGATCGAGCCGATCCACAAGGGACGATCGGGGTCACGGCCGGGCCCGTACACCGCGAGCAGCGCCTGGGCCTCGATCGGGTCGCCGAGGGTGGTCCCGGTGCCGTGCCCCTCGACGGCGTCGATGTCGGCCGGGGTGAGCCCCGCGTTGGCGAGCGCGGCCTTGATCACGCGCTGCTGGGAAAGCCCGTTCGGCGCGGTGAGGCCGTTCGACGCGCCGTCGGAGTTGACCGCGCCGCCGCGCAGCACGGCCAGCACCTCGTGGCCGTGGCGCTGCGCGTCGGAAAGCCGCTCCACCACCAGGACGCCGACGCCCTCGGACCAGCCGGTGCCGTCGGCCGCGTCCGCGAACGACTTGCACCGCCCGTCCGGCGCGAGCCCGCCCTGGCGGGTGAACTCGACGAACCCGGACGGGGTCGCCATGATCGTCACCCCGCCCGCCAGCGCGAGCGAGCATTCCCCGTTACGCAGGGCCTGCGCCGCCAGCTGCAGCGAAACCAGCGAAGACGAGCAGCCGGTGTCGATGGTGACCGAAGGGCCCTCGAAGCCGAACGCGTAGGAGACCCGGCCCGACAGCACGCTCGCGAGCAGGCCGGTGGCCGCGTG includes the following:
- a CDS encoding SDR family NAD(P)-dependent oxidoreductase, translated to MMTDEPYVEALRKSLKEVERLRRQNEQLVAAAVEPMAIVGIGCRFPGGVTSPEALWNLVEQGRDAVGGFPDDRGWDFDALGGEGRNRSGATEGGFLDRVADFDAGFFGISPREAAAMDPQQRVLLETSWEALERAGIDPQSLHGSRTGVFVGTTGQDYGELVANAGAEADAHAATGLLASVLSGRVSYAFGFEGPSVTIDTGCSSSLVSLQLAAQALRNGECSLALAGGVTIMATPSGFVEFTRQGGLAPDGRCKSFADAADGTGWSEGVGVLVVERLSDAQRHGHEVLAVLRGGAVNSDGASNGLTAPNGLSQQRVIKAALANAGLTPADIDAVEGHGTGTTLGDPIEAQALLAVYGPGRDPDRPLWIGSIKSNLAHTQGAAGAAGVIKMIMAMRHGVLPPTLHVDAPSTHVNWSTGGVSVLAERREWPETGRLRRAGVSSFGISGTNAHVILEQAPAAPVAAAPAAAGEDVVLPWLLSGRTERGLRAQARSLLAHLAEAPDQGPADTAFSLATTRASLDRRAVVVGTGREALLAGVRALADGDPAPGLAVGSAARTRGAVLVFPGQGSQWTGMGAGLLTASPAFAARIAECEEALRPFTDWSLTAVLRGDEDAADLGRVDVAQPALWAMMVSLAAVWRAHGVEPAAVIGHSQGEIAAACVAGGLSLSDGARIVAVRSQAIARTLSGHGGMVSVTASHEDVEERLRRWDGKVSVAAVNGPSTVVVSGDVSALDELIESGQAEGVRAKRIAVDYASHSAHVDALRDELASTLAPIEPRSCGVPFFSTVTGDWIDTAELGAEYWFRNLRGTVQLEAAVRSLLGGGHDVFIEASPHPVLAAGLQDTIDSAGATEAVVLGSLRRDDGGRARLLTALAEAHVHGVRVDWRDLVAGGSRVDLPTYAFQRERHWLEPAEGSANAADLGLEPADHPMLGAALGRADTDGVVLTGRIGLKSHPWLGDHVVLGSVVVPDTAFAEWAVRAGDEAGCGVIDELTVHRPLVLNGRDSVQVQVVAGATADTEPPAGSARQAVAVYSRSDGPWICHATATMSATAAAPTGSAPWPPEGAERVDVDEFLAAAETAGHQPGPAFRNVVEVWRREEDLFVQTELPSDLHPAAARFAVHPALLQTALAAGLATAGDLGLPSSWHGAEVHATGATALRLRLSPDGQGGLSVAAEDLTGARVLTVASVRRGTISADQLAPAGPAHRDALFQVQWVPAPVGAAEPEGHWAVVGTGRAMSTVSTVERAGVPVAAVPSLDELGTAGEPVPDLVLLPVASEPSGDIAAAAHSSVRDILAAVQTFLREPRFDGSRLVVLTRQAVAAASDESVAGLADAGVWGLVRSAQSENPGRITLVDTDEEDSSAKALVAAVADAVAADEPQLAVRCGAAIVPRLVRAEAAEESTGWQLDPTGSGTVLVTGGTGTLGALLCRHLVGKRGVRRLLVTSRRGLDATGASELRDELTGLGAAVEIVSCDTANRDELAGVLAGIPAEHPLSSVVHLAGVLDDGVLDALTGERVDKVLEPKVDAALNLHELTRELNLSAFVLFSSFSGVSGAVGQANYAAANTFLDALAQQRRVSGLPATSLAWGFWAQRSELTGQLDETDLARFRREGVLAMTAEQGLGLFDLASTVDDALVVTAPLELRSIARDAVPSLFRGLVRASVRRASGEAGRTERPSLLDRLAGLSAAEQENLALGLVNRHVAAVLGHGSPDDVESERGFIELGMTSLTAVELRNRLAADLGVRLPVTLIFDHPTPLALVRHACAELGAELGADAGPVPLLSELEKLETAVSAAEPDAAVRAQLVKRLSALQWRLEAAEAPGTAEAGGAEELTEVSDDEMFAFIDQELGRG